In one window of Comamonas testosteroni DNA:
- a CDS encoding flagellar FliJ family protein: protein MSLPVVALAQYVDVLDQRAQQSMAEAARARALLVKTQSQLERLHSMAHSAGVKKLHGNVALYANAAGFRSGLMDMAGQCKDACGVQQLEYAQASAHMQAALRQHDSMQSVLERARADMAQLAQRKAQNAMDELAGQAWQRQARQQVAGNR, encoded by the coding sequence ATGAGCTTGCCCGTGGTGGCCCTGGCGCAATATGTGGACGTCCTGGACCAGCGCGCCCAGCAGTCCATGGCCGAGGCCGCTCGGGCTCGGGCGCTGCTGGTCAAGACCCAATCCCAGCTGGAGCGCCTGCACAGCATGGCGCACAGCGCCGGGGTGAAGAAATTGCATGGGAATGTCGCCTTGTATGCGAATGCAGCAGGTTTCCGTTCGGGGTTGATGGACATGGCCGGGCAATGCAAGGACGCCTGTGGCGTTCAGCAGCTCGAATATGCCCAGGCCAGTGCGCACATGCAGGCCGCCTTGCGCCAGCACGACAGCATGCAGTCGGTGCTGGAGCGGGCGCGCGCCGACATGGCACAGCTGGCGCAGCGCAAGGCGCAGAACGCCATGGATGAACTGGCTGGTCAGGCCTGGCAGCGCCAGGCCCGTCAGCAGGTCGCCGGAAACCGCTAG